One genomic segment of Chloroflexota bacterium includes these proteins:
- a CDS encoding UDP-N-acetylmuramoyl-L-alanyl-D-glutamate--2,6-diaminopimelate ligase — MRLDRLLVNIPTLATRGSMDIGVMGLAYDSRQVQPGELFVAIPGQNADGHDFIPDAVRRGAVAVVGEREPAKIALPVPYVQVTDSRLVLALLAAAWYGHPGQRLRVVGVTGTDGKTTTVRLIGAMLEAAGHRVGLVSTVSALIGGREIDTGFHTTTPDALQIQGYLAAMLAADAEYVVIEATSHGLAQHRVTGCEFDVAVVTNITHEHLDYHSTYEEYRAAKGLLFRSLTTSYRKPGTPKVAVLNADDEGSFEYLRAMPADRQIIYGLEAEAEVSARDITLEPLGSRFTLIAPGLQQPITTSLLGRFNVYNILASASAAFALGVPGEAIAEGVQRVHGVTGRMERIEMGQDFTVIVDFAHTPNALARALETVRPLTSGRLIVVFGCAGQRDRTKRPLMGEIAGRLADITVLTAEDPRTEDVGDIISQIAAGCEAAGRTEGEGYFRVPDRAEAIAFAVNMARRGDLVLVTGKGHERSMCFGTVEYPWNEHEVVRAALAKRLGL; from the coding sequence ATGCGCTTGGACAGGCTTTTGGTGAACATCCCAACTCTCGCCACGCGAGGGTCTATGGACATAGGGGTAATGGGACTGGCCTACGATTCACGCCAAGTACAGCCGGGTGAACTCTTCGTTGCTATCCCCGGACAGAATGCGGATGGCCACGATTTCATTCCCGATGCCGTGAGGCGTGGGGCAGTGGCTGTGGTGGGAGAGCGTGAGCCAGCGAAAATTGCTCTGCCAGTACCTTATGTTCAGGTGACGGACTCGCGGCTAGTCTTAGCACTTTTGGCCGCAGCATGGTATGGTCACCCTGGGCAGCGGTTGCGTGTAGTGGGCGTCACTGGCACCGACGGCAAGACGACGACCGTGCGCCTGATAGGCGCGATGTTGGAGGCAGCGGGGCATCGCGTTGGCCTGGTGAGCACCGTCAGCGCTCTCATCGGTGGGAGGGAGATAGACACCGGCTTCCACACCACCACACCCGACGCATTACAAATTCAGGGCTACCTGGCAGCGATGCTCGCTGCTGATGCAGAATATGTGGTGATCGAAGCCACTTCTCATGGCTTGGCCCAGCACCGCGTCACCGGCTGCGAGTTCGATGTGGCAGTAGTGACGAATATTACACATGAGCACCTGGACTACCACAGTACCTACGAGGAATATCGTGCCGCTAAGGGATTGCTTTTCCGCTCTCTGACCACGTCTTATCGCAAGCCTGGTACACCTAAGGTGGCCGTTCTGAACGCTGACGACGAAGGCTCCTTCGAGTATCTGCGGGCCATGCCTGCCGATAGGCAGATCATCTACGGCTTAGAGGCGGAAGCAGAGGTATCAGCCCGGGATATCACCCTGGAGCCATTAGGGAGCCGCTTCACCTTGATAGCGCCCGGTTTGCAACAGCCTATTACAACATCTCTTCTTGGCAGATTCAATGTGTACAATATCCTGGCTTCTGCCAGCGCGGCATTCGCGTTAGGGGTGCCTGGCGAGGCCATTGCAGAGGGTGTGCAAAGGGTGCACGGTGTGACAGGGCGAATGGAGCGCATAGAGATGGGCCAGGACTTCACGGTCATTGTGGACTTCGCTCATACGCCAAATGCCCTCGCGCGTGCCCTGGAAACAGTACGCCCACTGACCTCTGGGCGGCTGATCGTTGTCTTCGGATGTGCAGGGCAGCGCGATCGAACCAAGCGCCCGTTGATGGGGGAAATCGCCGGCCGACTGGCAGATATAACCGTTCTCACTGCGGAAGACCCGCGCACCGAAGACGTGGGCGACATTATCAGCCAGATAGCGGCTGGCTGTGAGGCGGCAGGGAGAACAGAAGGGGAGGGCTATTTCCGTGTGCCAGATCGTGCGGAGGCCATTGCCTTTGCGGTGAACATGGCCCGTCGTGGTGACCTGGTCCTTGTAACGGGCAAAGGCCACGAGCGGAGTATGTGCTTTGGCACCGTGGAATACCCTTGGAACGAACACGAGGTAGTACGAGCGGCCTTAGCAAAACGGCTGGGTCTATGA
- the ftcD gene encoding glutamate formimidoyltransferase, giving the protein MAKLIECALNFSEGRREDIIAAIVAAAQGVRVLDVAPDKDHNRTVLSFVGSPEAVAQAAFDVAAKCIELIDMNCHRGAHPRMGAVDVIPFVPLGEATMAEAVALARQVGARLGAELGLPVYLYEEAATRPERRNLADVRAGEYEGLASKMTDPNWAPDFGPPKPHPTAGACAVGARIYLVAFNVNLGTPDLNIAKKIARAVRAKNGGLANVKAIGVLLENRKIAQVSMNVVDPFGTPLYRVFEAVRVEAARYGISIVGSEIVGLVPMSVLLETARYYLRLEGFSERQVLETRLCEG; this is encoded by the coding sequence TTGGCCAAACTCATTGAGTGTGCCTTGAACTTCAGTGAAGGCCGACGCGAGGACATCATCGCCGCGATTGTTGCCGCCGCCCAGGGCGTCCGTGTGTTGGATGTAGCCCCGGATAAAGATCACAACCGCACCGTGCTCAGTTTCGTCGGCTCCCCCGAGGCAGTGGCTCAAGCCGCTTTCGATGTGGCAGCAAAGTGCATCGAACTGATTGATATGAACTGCCATCGGGGTGCACACCCGCGGATGGGCGCAGTGGACGTGATCCCATTCGTGCCGTTGGGCGAGGCGACCATGGCCGAGGCAGTGGCATTGGCCCGGCAGGTGGGAGCACGCCTGGGGGCAGAATTAGGGCTACCAGTATATCTCTACGAGGAGGCAGCGACCCGGCCTGAAAGGCGCAACTTAGCCGATGTGCGCGCCGGGGAATACGAGGGTCTGGCCTCTAAGATGACCGACCCGAATTGGGCTCCGGATTTCGGTCCACCAAAGCCGCACCCAACCGCTGGAGCCTGTGCAGTCGGAGCGCGCATCTACTTGGTGGCTTTCAACGTGAATTTGGGCACACCGGACTTGAACATCGCCAAGAAGATCGCCCGCGCCGTGCGAGCCAAAAACGGTGGCCTTGCTAATGTCAAGGCTATCGGCGTCTTGCTTGAGAACCGCAAGATCGCCCAGGTCTCGATGAACGTAGTGGACCCATTTGGCACGCCCCTCTACCGGGTCTTCGAGGCCGTGCGTGTCGAGGCGGCACGCTATGGGATCAGTATTGTGGGCAGCGAGATCGTCGGCTTGGTGCCTATGTCGGTGCTCCTGGAAACAGCACGCTACTACCTGCGGTTGGAGGGGTTCTCTGAGCGGCAGGTATTGGAAACTCGCCTTTGTGAGGGCTGA
- a CDS encoding bifunctional (p)ppGpp synthetase/guanosine-3',5'-bis(diphosphate) 3'-pyrophosphohydrolase, protein MEIEELRSLAAEYLPESELKTIERAYAVAAEAHARQTRATGDPYVSHSVAVACILAESKMDTATLVAGLLHDVPEDTGVTLEDIRREFGDEVAHLVDGLTKLKRIRRLSRASPKGQQAEQAENLRKLILASVDDVRVILIKLADRLHNMRTLSALPEDKQVRIARETLETFAPLANRLGIWQYKWQLEDLALRYLNPDEYFKIARLLAERREERDRYIQRVADILHKRLEEEGIRAEIMGRTKHIYSIYRKMMEKQRTFEQIYDVRGLRVIVDEVRDCYTVLGIVHALWRPIPGEFDDYIAMPKDNLYQSLHTAVIALEGKPLEIQIRTHQMHYLAEYGIAAHWRYKERLPRDAEFEAKIAWLRQVTDWRQDVSKAGEFVDSLKSDVLPERVYVFTPKGDIIDLPQGATPVDFAYHVHSEIGDRTRGAKVNGRLVPLDYQLKSGEQVEIITAKRGGPSRDWLNPNLGYIRTSRAREKVRQWFRRQERAESIAQGREILERELRRLGLEDRSFEEIARLFKYTKVDNFLAAIGYGDIHPQQLASKILSLVEEKPLVLPDEATLALKTAGVQVTGVGDLLTRLAQCCNPVPGDPIVGYITRGKGITIHRHDCPNVRSLSDSERLISVSWGPAREVYPVRVRIEAFDRSGLLRDIAAIVTEEGVNMSSANISTHSDNTATIVATLEIANIKQLSNILARIDGIRDVFEVRRETN, encoded by the coding sequence ATGGAGATAGAAGAACTTCGGTCGCTGGCGGCAGAGTATTTGCCAGAATCGGAACTAAAGACGATCGAACGGGCTTACGCAGTGGCGGCTGAGGCTCATGCCAGACAAACCCGCGCCACAGGTGATCCCTATGTCTCGCACTCGGTGGCCGTAGCCTGTATCTTGGCTGAGAGCAAGATGGACACCGCTACCCTTGTGGCTGGGCTCTTGCATGATGTGCCCGAGGATACCGGCGTAACGTTGGAAGACATCCGGCGGGAGTTTGGCGATGAAGTGGCACACCTGGTGGATGGTCTGACAAAGTTGAAGCGCATCCGTCGGCTCAGCCGGGCCAGCCCAAAGGGCCAACAGGCAGAGCAAGCCGAGAATCTCCGCAAACTCATCCTTGCCAGTGTGGACGATGTCCGCGTGATATTGATCAAACTCGCCGATCGGTTGCACAACATGCGCACATTGAGCGCTCTGCCTGAAGACAAGCAGGTGCGCATCGCCCGCGAGACCTTGGAGACGTTTGCCCCCCTGGCCAACCGTCTGGGCATCTGGCAGTACAAGTGGCAACTGGAAGACCTAGCCTTGCGCTATCTGAACCCCGATGAATATTTCAAGATCGCCAGGCTGTTGGCCGAACGCCGAGAAGAGCGGGATCGCTACATCCAGCGAGTCGCCGACATCTTACACAAGCGACTAGAGGAAGAGGGCATCCGCGCGGAAATCATGGGTCGCACCAAGCACATCTACAGCATCTACCGGAAGATGATGGAAAAACAGCGCACCTTCGAGCAGATCTACGATGTGCGCGGCCTACGGGTCATCGTGGACGAAGTGCGTGATTGCTACACAGTGCTGGGCATCGTACACGCATTATGGCGACCCATCCCGGGTGAATTTGACGACTACATCGCTATGCCAAAGGATAACTTGTACCAATCCCTGCATACCGCCGTCATTGCGCTGGAAGGCAAGCCTCTGGAAATCCAAATACGCACCCATCAAATGCATTATTTGGCAGAATATGGTATCGCTGCTCACTGGCGGTACAAAGAGCGGCTGCCTCGTGATGCGGAATTTGAGGCCAAGATCGCCTGGCTGCGTCAGGTTACAGACTGGCGACAGGATGTGAGCAAAGCCGGGGAATTCGTGGATTCTCTGAAGAGCGATGTCCTCCCCGAGCGCGTCTACGTTTTCACCCCAAAAGGCGATATCATTGACCTGCCCCAGGGGGCCACACCTGTGGATTTCGCTTACCATGTTCACAGCGAGATTGGTGACCGCACCCGTGGGGCCAAGGTGAATGGCCGGCTGGTACCGCTGGACTACCAACTCAAATCCGGCGAACAAGTGGAAATCATCACCGCCAAGCGAGGCGGCCCGAGCCGTGACTGGCTTAACCCCAACTTGGGCTACATCCGCACCTCCCGGGCCAGGGAGAAAGTCCGCCAGTGGTTCCGCCGTCAAGAGCGGGCGGAAAGCATCGCCCAGGGCCGTGAGATCCTAGAGCGAGAGTTGCGACGCCTGGGCTTAGAGGACCGATCTTTCGAAGAGATCGCCCGTTTGTTCAAATACACCAAAGTGGATAATTTCCTGGCCGCCATCGGCTACGGTGATATCCATCCCCAACAACTGGCAAGCAAGATACTATCTCTCGTTGAAGAGAAACCCCTTGTCCTGCCCGATGAGGCAACACTCGCCCTCAAGACTGCCGGCGTTCAGGTTACAGGCGTAGGTGACCTGCTCACTCGCTTGGCACAGTGCTGCAATCCCGTGCCCGGCGATCCCATCGTGGGCTACATCACGCGGGGGAAAGGCATCACCATTCACCGCCACGATTGTCCCAACGTCAGAAGCCTCAGCGATTCGGAACGCTTGATCAGCGTCAGTTGGGGTCCAGCCCGCGAGGTGTATCCCGTGCGCGTGCGCATCGAGGCCTTCGATCGCAGCGGCCTCTTGCGCGACATCGCGGCGATTGTGACCGAAGAAGGCGTGAACATGAGCAGCGCGAATATCTCCACCCACAGTGATAACACGGCGACCATTGTTGCTACCCTGGAGATCGCGAACATCAAGCAACTCAGCAATATCCTGGCCAGAATAGATGGGATTCGGGATGTGTTTGAGGTACGGCGGGAAACGAACTAG